The following proteins are co-located in the Streptomyces sp. NBC_01198 genome:
- the rpsF gene encoding 30S ribosomal protein S6, with product MRHYELMLILDPDLEERAVSPLIESFLSVVRNGGGSVEKVDTWGRRRLAYEINKKPEGIYSVVDLKASPDVVKELDRQLNLNESVLRTKVLRPELH from the coding sequence ATGCGTCACTACGAGCTCATGCTCATTCTCGACCCCGATCTTGAGGAGCGCGCTGTCTCCCCGCTGATCGAGTCCTTCCTGTCCGTCGTCCGCAATGGCGGCGGCAGCGTGGAGAAGGTCGACACCTGGGGCCGTCGTCGTCTCGCCTATGAGATCAACAAGAAGCCCGAGGGCATCTACTCGGTCGTCGACCTCAAGGCCTCGCCTGATGTCGTCAAGGAGCTGGACCGTCAGCTCAACCTGAACGAGTCGGTGCTGCGGACCA